The window CCATCCTTCTTAAACTGTACCGTTGCCAACGCCGAATCCAAAGAAAGTGCACGCTTATACTCGCTCATACCGATAGAACTCAACCCTGTCTCTATATAAAACTCACCCATAGTGGTGAAATTACCAAAGCGGAAAGGGTTTTCCTTCCAAGATTCATAAGGAACAGTACTATTAAAGTTCTTGCGTGTCAGTAACGCAGCCTTCTTTTCGTCACCCTCGATGAATGCTTGACGGATTTCATTCAGATAATGTGCCGACTGCTTGTTCACATTCCAATAAGCATCGGCACCATCTGACGTATTTGGACCGCCACGCCACAAGGTTTTCTCATTGAATGTGATTCGCTCAGCCTCTATAGAACCCATAATATTGGCACCTAAGCTACCATTTCCAAGCGGGAGAGATTGAGACTCCCATTCAGCATCTGGATTCTGAGCAGTATCGCCAGCTGATATAGGCTTGTTCTCACCTTTCCACATTTCAGGAGTGTTTCCCCACCAAATAGCCTTGTTTGCCAGCGTAGTAGGCCTATCAAACCAGATGGTAAGCCCATCTTTTACGTCAGTAGCATTTGCAGAGAGTGCAACGCTAAACATGATTGCTAAATGAAATAATCTTTTCATTATAATCTTAATTCCGCAATGATTTAATTTAAGTAATAATATGTATCTGAGCAATAAAAGCTGTTCAGGATTTTGTCTTGCCACGAAATTCACTTTACTTAGTGTTGGAAGAAAGCCTTGAATTAAGCAACAGACAATGGCAAAAGTACAAATAAAATCCGACATTCTCACTGCTTTGGAGGATTAATTCCAGTTCTTCCGTTAAATGCGTGGATGCTTTTCGTATAGCTTTAACGGTAAAACCGAGGTTATTCATTAAATAAAAATATTGTCAAGACTGTCAATTGTCTATTCTATTATCACTCTCCAACGTAGCCATCTTTTTTTCATTTTAACACTTCAAAATGTAGATAAGACTCTGAAAAATCATTACATAATTTCGAATATAATATCTATAAATAAAGACAAAAACACGTATAAAAAGCAAGTTTACAACTAACAGAAAATCAATTAGTTATAAAGTCGTAGAAGAAAAGGTGCTTAATTGGACTTCAAAAGGGCGTTAGTAACACTCCAAAAGAGCATCTTTTGCAAGTCTATTAGGCGTCTTTTAGAAGCCAAAAGAGCATGTATTGGTTTTGAGTTACACGAAAATAGTTTACAAATGTCAATTGATAAGAGAATAAACTGTTTGTAGAAGACAGAAAGATATGCTAATGAATAGACATATTTAAATTTGCTTTTTCTACATTATATCTTGTAGTTTATCCCTTTTATATATACCTAATGGGATATATCTATCCATTTAACGGAAGAACCATAATTCATGTAATTGAGAAGTTAGGAGCGACTGTAAGTCGGTATGTCTTGGGTATTTACACAAAGAAAGAACGATTTACGCCTGTTTATGAATAAATAGAAAAGGGGTTATGTCATTTGACACAGCCCCTTTTCTATGTTCTACATTACATAAGGTCAGTCTTAAACACGTCTATAAACTTTCAAACACATTTGCTATCTAAAGTCTACTGTTAAACCTTATACCCGTGAATTGTGGTCTTTGAATAAACCCTTATCACTCTGTCAGTATCTTACGCGCATGAAGAACACTTTCCTCCGTAGGCGATTCTACATCTGTGAGTGCGTAAGGAATACCTAACTGTTCCCATTTATAGACACCTAACGAATGATAAGGCAGAATCTCCACTCGCTCAACATTGCTTAAAGTATCTATGAAAGCACGAAGTTTATAGAGAGATTCATCATCATCATTAATGCCAGGAATCAAGACATGTCTTATCCATACAGGTTTCCCGATGTCAGAGAGATAGCGAGCACAGTCGAGGATATTCTCGTTCTTCCAACCAGTCAATTGCTTATGGGCATCACTATCAATATGCTTTATGTCCAACAATACTAAATCAGTATATTTCATTAACTCCTCAAAAGCAGAGAAGCTACTCGACTCCCGATTGAAAGGTTGGGCTGAAGTATCAAGGCAGGTATTGATTCCTAATTCCTTAGCTTTACGGAACAGTTCCGTAAGAGGTTGTATTTGCAACAAAGCCTCACCCCCACTCACGGTGATACCGCCTTTCTCTCCCCAATAACTTCGATAACGTTGGGCTTGTGCCAAGACATCATCAACAGAGCGGAGGTTACCCCCCGCCCTGTCCCATGTGTCTGGATTATGACAGTACTGGCATCGCATTGCACAACCTTTAAGGAAGATTACGAAACGAATACCAGGCCCATCAACCGACCCGAACGACTCTACAGAGTGTACCCGTAGCATCAGTTCGGAAGTCGGAGAATCCAATAAATTGTTATGTTGATTATTCACTTTACATTGAACCATGTGCACGACGTGCAATAACATCCATCTGCTGCTCGCGTGTAAGGTCAATAAACTTCACAGCGTAACCGCTCACACGGATGGTGAAGTTTGCATACTCTTCCTTCTCTGGATGTTCCATACAGTCAATCAGCTTATCTACACCAAAGACATTCACGTTCAAGTGGTGTGCACCACGATCGAAGTAACCATCCATTACACCTACGAGTGTACTGATACGCTCCTCGTCATTGTGACCAAGTGCATCTGGACTAATAGTCTGTGTATTAGAGATACCATCAAGCGCATACTCGTATGGAAGCTTAGCTGTTGAGTTCAACGAAGCCAACAAACCATTCTGCTCTGCTCCGTAAGATGGATTTGCACCAGGAGCAAGCGGTGCACCAGCAGGACGACCATCAGGCATATTACCTGTAAACTTACCATATACAACGTTTGAAGTGATGGTAAGGATACTTGTTGTAGGCTCTGAATTGCGATAGGTATGGTGCTTGCGAATCATATTCATGAAGGTCTTCAACAACCATACAGCGATATCATCAGCACGATCATCGTCGTTACCATAACGTGGGAAGTCGCCCTCGGTCTTGAACTCGATAGGGAAGCCTGTCTCATCACGTATGATATTAACCTTTGCATACTTGATTGCAGAGATAGAGTCAACCACATGGCTGAAACCAGCGATACCTGTTGCGAAAGTACGACGTACGTCAGTATCAATGAGTGCAAGCTCTGCAGCCTCATAGAAGTACTTATCGTGCATATAGTGAATGAGGTTCAATGTGTTTACATACACACCTGCCAACCACTCCATCATATCCACGAAGCGAGGCATGAACTCATCGTATGTTACGACATCACCCTCTATTGGACGATAAGCAGGTCCACACTGCTCACGTGTCTTGCTGTCAACACCACCGCTGATTGCGTAGGTAAGACATTTAGCGAGGTTTGCACGTGCACCAAAGAACTGCATCTCCTTACCCGTCTGTGTTGCAGATACGCAGCAGCAGATTGAATAATCATCGCCCCAGATTGGTCGCATCACGTCATCATTCTCATACTGAATAGAACTTGTAGAGATAGAAATCTTCGCTGCATAATCCTTGAAGTGCTTTGGAAGACGTGAGCTATAGAGTACTGTGAGGTTAGGTTCTGGTGAAGGACCCATGTTCTCAAGTGTATGGAGGAAACGGAAGTCGGTCTTTGTTACCATTGAACGGCCATCCATACCCAATCCCGCTACTTCAAGCGTTGCCCATACTGGGTCACCAGAGAAGAGCTGATTGTATGAAGGGATACGTGCAAACTTAACCATACGGAACTTCATTACCAAGTGGTCGATAAGTTCCTGTGCCTCTGCCTCAGTAAGTGTACCTTCCTTGAAGTCACGCTGAATATAGATATCGAGGAAAGTTGAGATACGACCAACTGACATCGCAGCTCCGTTCTGTGTCTTAATAGCTGACAGATAACCAAAGTAAAGCCACTGTACAGCCTCACGTGCGTTGTTAGCTGGCTCAGAAATGTCATAGCCGTAGATGGCTGCCATTTCCTTCATCTCCTTCAAAGCCTTGATCTGCATAGAGATTTCCTCACGCTGGCGGATAATCTCCTCTGTCATTGTACCATCACCACAGTTGCGGAGGTCCTTTGCTTTTTCATTAATGAGGAAGTCTACACCATAAAGTGCTACACGACGATAGTCACCCACGATACGACCACGACCGTAGGTATCAGGAAGACCTGTAAGGATATGATTGTGTCTAACGAGTTTCATCTCGTCAGTATAAGCATCGAAGACACCCTCGTTGTGTGTCTTACAATACTTCGTAAAAATCTCATGAAGCTTTTCTGATGGCTCATAACCGTATGTTGTACAAGCCTGCTCTGCCATCTTAATACCTCCATAAGGCATAAAGGCACGCTTCAAAGGCTTGTCTGTCTGCAAACCTACAACCTTCTCCAGTTCCTTTGTTCCTTCGCCGATATAGCCAGGACCATAGGCAGTCATACTGGATACTATCTCGGTTTCCATGTCTAAGACACCACCCTTAGCACGCTCCTGCTTCTGCAGTTCTTTGAGCATACCCCAAAGTTTGTCTGTTGCTTCTGTTGGCTCCTCAAGGAAGGAAGCATCACCATCATAACTATCATAATTATCTTGGATAAACTGACGCATATTGACTTCATCAAGCCACTTGGTTCCAGTAAATCCTCTCCATGCTTTTTTCATGACTGTTTATTTGTTATTATGTGAAACGTTTTAATTAATATGCTTGTAAATTGTTATACTGATTGAGCATTACTAATTACCGAGGACAAAGTTAGCTAAAAAAAACGTAATATCAAGTATTTAGATATACTTATATTTAAAAGATGAATATAAATACCTATAAATAGTGAGAAGAAATCTACTCTTGCAAATATTCCAAACTTATAGGTATGAAATTTGATTGTTGATAAGACTAAACAATAAAAGTAGAATGGTAAGTATGAAGCCTCAACACCAAGAGGGGAACGCACACTTAGCATTCTACCCGACGAGAATAGCCATTGCCACTAAATACTTTCCGTATCAACTGAAGACCTACGATTTACGAAGTCGGGAATCATCACTGGCATTGAGCCATGCTCAATAGAGCGTTTGGAGAGCTCAGCAATGCAACACCACTCTGCTAAGTCGTACACATCCATGTCCAATGGCAAACCTTGTTGCAAGCATTGGGCGAGCCGTAAGTCCATGAAGTATGACATTCCGCCACGTGCATCAAGCTTTTTCGCTAAGGCGATTGTCTCGGACGGAAAAGAAGGAGCATAATGATTGAGCAGTGACTCTATTTGAGAGGCGTTCAATGGCTGGTTACTATCCTCCAAGTCAAGCCCCACTTTGGCTGCTGCCTTGGAACTTAATTGCATTTCTGGGATAGGATATTTAGCTGCATAACCCTGTGTTCCCACCACTTGAAACATACGACTATATGGGCGAGGGGTCATAACATTATGCTGAATGAGCATCGTCTTCCCCTTCACGGTACGTATCATCGTAGACGTTTGGTCGCCATTAGCAAAGCTATCACACGCCTTCCCCATCACCTCTTGATACATCTCCGCACCCTTAAAAGCATTGGTTTGCATAGCTGTAAGATAGTGCATGCAATCAGTACGATGAATATCAAGCAATCGACAGACAGGACCAATGCTGTGCGTCGGGTAAATATCACCTGCGTTAAGACGACTATACTCCATGCGCCAAGCCGTCCAACGGTCGCCAATAGGATGTGCATAACCACCTTCCACGTGTACAAGTTCTCCGAGCAAACCCTCACGTGCCATCTGACACACTGCCATCTCGAAGTTATCATACACTGCATTCTCAAGCATCATACAGTGCTGTCGTGTCCGTTCAGCCGTGTCTATCAGCTTCCAAATATCCTTTAAGGTGAGTGCTGCAGGTACTTCCACCGCCACACTCCTACCCTGCTCCATTGCATGAATAGCGATTGGCACGTGTGACATCCAATCGGTACAGACATAGACAAGGTTAATCCCCTGCTGTTGGCATAGTTCAAGATAAGCCGTTTCACCCCAATAGACCTTAGGACACGGCTTCCCAAACTGCTCAACGTGCCGTGCAACCTCCTCTGCCACTTCCTTTGACACATCACAAACCGCAGCTATCTCAACCTTAGGAATATGACACCAGCGTGTCACTGCCATCCGTCCACGTGCTCCCACACCCACAAAAGCCACCTTCAACAGTGGCATTGGTGGGAGAGCCAACGATAAGACATCATGCTGACCAGCTACCCGAGCTGGCACAAAAGTTTCTAACGGACACACCGCCGACATCATTTCCATTGCTATTGTGCTTATATTACTGTGCAAATATACAAAAAATGAGTGATTATAGCTTACCACCAATACCCTTAAACTTCTCTATGAAGGCCGATATCTTTTGGAAGACACTTTGTTTCTTCGTAAGATACTGCGGATTGAGAGGACTCATCTTAGGAAGGATAGCATTCAAGTCGGTACCATTATCACTGGCATATTCATGCTTCAACGACGTTTGTATATAACGTTTCGCAGCTTCTTCGTTCAGTTTCTCTTCAACGATTAAATCTGCAGCCTCCTCCTTTTGTTTCTTTTGCGCATACACAAAGAAAGCAGAAATTATACCAGACTTATCTTGAATAGGCTCTAAATCTGTTTCATGAATAAAGTCTACAATAAGCCCCTCTTTGGCTCTATTACCAATGCTCGACCTAATAATTCGACGCACCTCATCAACCAGCGACTCTTTATCCTTTGTTTTCTTATTATGTTCAAACACGAGTTCAAGAATATAATCAAGGTCGATTTCCTGTGATTTAAGCAGATCTATCTCAAATACAACATCATCCCAGTCTATCTTTGACTCCTCAGGAGCTTTCCCTTCTTTTTCTCTTCTAAACCAATCACGGATATCGTTGTAAGTTGAACGATAGTCTTGTACTGCGCGGTCTTGCAAGACATCAGTCTTCAACATTTCTGTTACGTCCTCATCTGTCAAGAAGTGTGAGTCTCTAAAAGCAGCAAGCTCATCTGGATTATTCTTATCAATCGTCTGTAACTCTTTGAGATTCGTAAACTCATCATAGTTTTGCAGGATATTTTCAACCTTCAAGTACTCACCGAAAATCTTAACAAAAGCTTTCTTATCTGCCTCTGTCACAATCTCATCAGGCTGTGGGAACTGTGCTTTCAGTTCCTTTACAATGTCTATATAGCCTTTGCGCGCATCACCCGTTGCAATATCTGTGAAGCCTTTAAGATATTCCTCATAACTCTTCTCAAGCACTACATTCTTTGTATTCTTATCACCAAACAGTGTGATTGCATCTACTGTTGCTTGTTCCAAGTCACGGAATGTAACAATATTACCGAATGTCTTCGTAGCATCATAGATACGATTGGTACGTGAGAAAGCCTGCATCAGACCGTGATAGCGGAGGTTCTTATCTACAAACAGGGTGTTAAGCATTGGTGCATCAAAACCTGTGAGGAACATTCCTACCACAATAACGAGGTCAATATCTTGATTCTTCACTCGCTTTGCCAAGTCACGATAGTAGTTTTGGAACTCCTTACTATCTACGCCAAAGCTTGTTCTGAACATTGCATTGTAATCGTTGATTGCTTTTGCCAGAAACTCTTTTGCACTACTATCCATTGCTGATGGTTCAAAGCTTTCGTCTTGAATATCACCAACAGCATTCTGCTCTTCATTAGCCGCATACGAGAATATCGTGGCTATCTTCAGCTTTTTCTCATCATCCTTTTGCAAGTTATTGAGTTCCTCATAATAGAGTTTAGCTGCCTCCACACTATTCACAGCAAACATCGCATTAAAACCTTTCTGTCCTCCTTGGTTTCTATGCGTCTTTAATTTGAAGTTCTTCAAGATATATTGAGAGACTTCTTTAATGCGATCAGGATGGAGCAAGAGTCTTTTATTCTCTGCTGCCGTCAACTTGATTTCGTCAGTTTCAGTCTCTAAGGATTTGAATTGTGGACGAACATCATTATAATCCACCTTAAACTTCAGTACTTTCTCATCTCGGATGGCATCCGTAATAACATACGAATGAAGTTCACGCCCAAACACGCTGGCTGTTGTATCTGCTCCCAAAGCGTTTTCAGGGAAGATAGGCGTACCCGTAAAGCCAAACTGATAATATCGCTTAAACTTTTTATGAAGATTCTTTTGTGCTTCACCAAACTGCGAACGGTGACATTCATCAAAGATAAAGACAACCTGCTGTTCGTAGACTGACAAGGCAGCCTCACTCTTCATCAAGTTATTCAGTTTCTGAATTGTCGTTACGATAATCTTATTATCGTCCTTGTCAATGTTTCGCTTTAGTCCCGCAGTACTGTCCGAACCGTTCACACTATCAGGAGAGAAACGCTGATATTCTTTCATCGTTTGGTAATCCAAGTCCTTACGGTCAACCACAAAGAACACTTTATCAATGAAGTCTAACTGTGTGGCGAGGCGAGCAGCCTTAAAACTGGTCAATGTCTTACCCGAACCTGTCGTATGCCAGATATATCCTCCTCCTTCTGGTTTACTCCATTGCTTTGCCTGATAAGAGCTTTTTACTTTCCATATCAGTCGTTCTGTTGCTGCAATCTGATAGGGTCGCATAATCAGTAAGTTGTCACTGGTATCAAAGACAGAATAGGTCAGCAACACCTGCAGCAGCGTATTCTTTTGGAAGAAGGTTGCCGTGAAGTCTTTTAAGTCCTTTATCAATGTATTATCAGACTTGGCCCAATTCATTGTAAAGTCGAAACTATTTTTGTTTCGTTTCGTAGTATTGGCAAAGTAGCGTGTATCTGTTCCGTTAGAAATAACAAAGATTTGCAAGTACTTATACAGCGAACTCTCACTATTAAAGCTTTCCTTACTATATCGATGCACCTGATTAAATGCTTCACGGATAGCCACACCACGTTTCTTCAGTTCAACGTGTACCATTGGTAAGCCATTGACCAAGATGGTTACATCATATCGATTAGCTTGTGTTCCTGCCTGTTCAAACTGATTTATTACCTGTACCTTATTGCGAGCAACATTCTGCTTGTCTACCAAATAGATGTTTTGGATATGACCATCATCAAAGACAAAGTCATAGATATAATCGTCTTGAACCTTTCGTGTTTTGTCAACGATGTTATCGCTGGACTTATCTAAATATTCCTCAAGGAAACGCTTCCATTCAGCATCAGTAAAGGCAACGTTATTAAGCGTTTGTAGTTGCTTCCTAACGTTTGCCAACAATGCTTCTGGGGTAACAAGGTTAGGGAGATATTCATATCCCTGTCCCTGCAAATCCTTAATCAACTCGTGTTCGAGAGCAGCCTCACTTTGATAGCCAGCAGGCGGCTCGTTAATCAGAAAGTTCTTTGTGTAACTGTCAAGAACTATGAAGTTCTGCAGTTCAGCGATAGTGTTGTATTGGGTCATTGTTTTGATTGGTTTTTATTTTAGAGGGAGGATAGGATAGCTAGAGAGCCTAGGGAGTCTAGGATTACTAGGACAACTAGGATTACTAGGGCAGCTAGGATACCTAGAATCATTAGAACAGCTAAGAAGCCCCCTACCCATCCTTGCTTTTATCTTCCAGCAGCCTTTTGAGCCTTGCCACCTCAGCTTTCAAGGCTACATTCTCCTCCTTGAGGGCTTGCATCATACGGTCTTGCTCCTTTCGATAGCCAGTACGGGCGGCATACATTCGTTCCTTGATACCTCCTTCTGTCACGAAACGCTTTTGCAGGTAATCGAGGTAGTTGCACATCATCCTATCCGTGATATGGCACAGTGAAAGTGCAGTATTGCAAAACTCCTCAGCCGTCCATTTACTTACGAAAGGGGCATAGTCGGCATAGTTGTTATGCTCTCGACAGAACGTCAAGAGGGCATTGTAGCGTGGATGGGCGGTTTGCCAAACCGTTAGCCCACGGGTATGGAGATAGTCCTCATAGTCTTGTCGAAGTTCCTGCAAGCTACTACGTGCCACGTTGAGCAACTTCAGTTCCATTTCCGTTGAGGTCATACCGTCTTCCTTTCCCTCCACAATGTTTTGTTTTCCCGAGCGTGCCGCCTGAATCATTTGGTCAACAGTGCGGTCGCCATAGGTTGGCAGGAAGCGTTTGCAAAAGACGAACGTCATTTGGTAGAGCGCATCGGCTTTTTGATAGAAGTGCAACGTCTTCCAGTCTGTGCCGCTACGCAGCACCTGCGGTTTGTGATTCTCCATAGGCATTATATTTCTTTTCTTAGTTTAGTCCACGCTCTTAATGTCTGAACGAGAGTAGCTGTTCTCGATAATACTCATATTGCTTTCTCCGAAGCTCTATTTCCTTTGGTAGTCCTTCTGATATCGAGTTCACCAAGGTGTCGAACTTATCGAGGATTGAAACTATACGTTCTTGCTCGGAGAGGGGAGGGACAGGGATTTTTATTTTTGACAATCCCTTAGCGTTAACAGCAGAAATCTTGCCTGAAGACACATGCCGTCTTAGCTGGTCATGAAAATTATTTGTTCTTGTAAAATATGCCACATACTTTGGATTCAGACTACTCCTAAAGATAAAACAAGCATCATGTATCACCACCGGAGTTTGAGACAGCCACGCTGTACCTACTCCCAAATCTTCGATAGTTTCACCAGCCCCCACTATAATAACATCATTCGTCAAAGCCTGTCTTAAATTCTTTTTATTAACTAATGTTTGCGAGATAAAAGACTTACTTTTATTAGCCCATATTCCATAGTAAGTATACATCTCACCATAATGAATACATGGACATCCTTGAGTAGTAATATCTGTTTTTACAAATCGCTTGCCACGAATAAACTCACCAACTTCTCCCAACGCCATAATAGAAACATTATTTAACCTTTGCCCCCCCCTATTTAACATATCAAAAGATAACAACTGGTTACGATAATACTCATACTGCCGCTTGCGGCAGTCCAGTTCCGCTTCCAGTTCCGCTTCCAGCGTAGTAAACTTATCAAGAATACGAACTATTTCTTCTTGAACATAGAGTGGAGGAACAGGAATCCGAATATTTGCTATTTGAGAGATTTTTAATGATGGATAAGATTTGTCAGGAATTAAATCACATATATCTAATTGTGACAAGAAATAAAACAAATATCTTGATAATGCTTTATTCTCTTTCCTGTAAATTGTTGCTAAATGAGATGACACATAGCTGTCTATTGATAACATAACTCTATGATTCAATAAAGTTGACACTCCACTCTTTGGTAATAATATAGTTTCCTTCTTAAAAAGACGGAGTCCTTTTATACCTTTCTCATTTAACTTATCTTTTATTTGATAAAAATTTATAGAATGATGAACTTTTCCTACATCAGATGTCCTACAAAAAGGATATTCTCCACCTAAAAAAAATTCATCATGCTGTGGTGCAGAATTTCCAGATGAAATTTCAGCCACCTCCCCTAACTTCTTCCATTCCACTTCTGCCCCATCCAGCAGTCGCTCTAAAAACGGGAATATATGTTGTTCTTTATTCTTCATTTTGTTGTTGTTGTTTTTAAGGGCGGAGAAGCTGCTCTGTGTCAGCCACATCAGTCTTGTAATATTTACCGTCGGCAGACTGCATTTTCAGTTGACTACAATTTGTAGCCAACTCACTGCCTTCTTTCTTAAGCCTTGTCTTTAAGACACTCCAGTACTTACGGGGGTTAGGGCTATCCGTAAGAATAGCCACAACATCTACAATAGAGAAATACCACTTCTCCTGCTCTGCATCCCAATGCGAACGTACCTGCCGGTTTTCAAATAGCTGAATGTTAATCATTGCTCCAACTCCTTTATAATCTCATCAATATCCGCACGCAAGCTATCTATCCGCTTAACGGTTTCGGCAACATCGGCATTGAGCTTATTGATGTCGATAACCTCTCGTTTGTCTTCCGCCTCAACGTATGAGCTCACAGAGAGGTTATAATCATTCTCGGCAATCTTTGCATTGTCTACGGACGTAGCAACATACTGCACCTCCTCTTTGTTTCCAAAGATGTCTACAATACGTTTGATATGCTCAGGTAATAGAACATTGTTATTCGTTTCTTTCTTGAAGAAGTCTTCACCGCTGGCATCGATAAACTGAGTGGTAGCATCTGATTTATGCTTTGACAAAACAAGGATATTAACGGCTATACTCGTACCATAAAACAGGTTGGAAGCTAGCGAGATAACCGTCTCAACAAAGTTGTTATCAACCAAATACTTCCTTATCTTCTGTTCCGCACCACCACGATAGAAGATACCGGGGAAGCAAACAATGGCAGCACGACCACGAGCAGAGAGGTAGCTAAGGACGTGAAGCACAAAAGCAAAGTCGGCTTTCGACTTAGGAGCCAACACACCTGCAGGAGCAAAACGGTCGTCATTAATCAACGTTGGATCGTCGCTACCCACCCAGTTGACAGAATAAGGAGGATTAGACACAATGGCATCAAAAGGCTTTTGGTCGCCATATTGAGGATTGATAAGCGTATCGCCTAAACTAATATCAAACTTATCATAATTGATGTTGTGCAGAAACATATTCATACGTGCCAAGTTATAGGTCGTATGATTGATTTCCTGCCCAAAGAATCCATCCTCAATGACGTGGTCATCAAACTGCTTCTTCGCTTGTAAGAGCAACGAACCCGACCCACAAGCAGGGTCGTAGATTTTGTTGACAGAGCTTTGCCCCAACATCGCAAGGCGTGCTATGAGGTTAGACACATTCTGAGGCGTAAAGAATTCACCACCAGACTTACCCGCATTAGCTGCATAATTAGAAATCAAAAACTCGTATGCATCGCCAAAAAGGTCAATTTCATTATCCTCAAACTTGCCAAAATCTAAGCTTTCTACGCCCTTGATGACCGCTGCCAAACGTCTATTCTTCTCCTCAACCGTATTTCCCAATCTGTTGCTCGTTGTGTCAAAGTCAGCAAAGAGTCCTTTGATGTCATACTCTGATGCATAGCCGTTAGCCGAACTTTCGATTGCACTAAAGATAGCAGCTAAGTCCGTATTCAGATTAGGATTTGTGTTAGCATTCTTAGCAACATTTACAAAGAGTTGACTGGGATAAATAAAATAGCCTTTCGTTCTGGTAGCATCGTCCTTTATCTCTGGAGTAATAACATCGTCAGAAAGGTTAGCATAGTCAACACTCTCGTCTCCCCCTTCGATGAAATTAGTAAAATTCTCACTGATAAAACGATAGAAAAGCGTTCCCAAAACAAACTGCTTAAAATCCCAACCATCCACTGCGCCACGCACCTCGTTGGCTATCTTCCATATCGTAGCTTGTAGTTCGTCTCTTTGCTTTATATTTGTCATTATTATAAATTAGGTTTTGTTCTTGACTGATTTAATCTGCAAATATACTATTTTATGATGTGTTAAACGAAGAGAAAGGTGATTTTAACATGGGGAGCGACTGCTTTTCTAAATAAAATTAGCGACTTTATCTGCAGAAAAAACGCACTCATGCGGCTGTAAAAAATCCTTACATTATTTCCATGTCTACACTCTCAAAAAGGCTTAAAACGTACTTAAAAAACTGCCTTTGTAAGTTACAGAGAGTCAGCAGGTTGCACAACTGCGTTTCAAAAGGTGCTTAGTAAGGGTTGAAAAGGGCGTTAGTTGCATTGCAAAAGGGCATCTTTTGCAAGTCAATTGGGCGTTAATTGAAAGGTAAAAGAGCATCTTTTGATTTTCAGTCTTTGAAGTTTATTTACAAAATAGAAGAAATTAAAGAGGGATGCACAAGTTGATGTGCATCCCTCTTTTCGTATCATTCCTCGGCTTCCCATCACCTCAGA of the Prevotella melaninogenica genome contains:
- a CDS encoding type I restriction-modification system subunit M, with translation MTNIKQRDELQATIWKIANEVRGAVDGWDFKQFVLGTLFYRFISENFTNFIEGGDESVDYANLSDDVITPEIKDDATRTKGYFIYPSQLFVNVAKNANTNPNLNTDLAAIFSAIESSANGYASEYDIKGLFADFDTTSNRLGNTVEEKNRRLAAVIKGVESLDFGKFEDNEIDLFGDAYEFLISNYAANAGKSGGEFFTPQNVSNLIARLAMLGQSSVNKIYDPACGSGSLLLQAKKQFDDHVIEDGFFGQEINHTTYNLARMNMFLHNINYDKFDISLGDTLINPQYGDQKPFDAIVSNPPYSVNWVGSDDPTLINDDRFAPAGVLAPKSKADFAFVLHVLSYLSARGRAAIVCFPGIFYRGGAEQKIRKYLVDNNFVETVISLASNLFYGTSIAVNILVLSKHKSDATTQFIDASGEDFFKKETNNNVLLPEHIKRIVDIFGNKEEVQYVATSVDNAKIAENDYNLSVSSYVEAEDKREVIDINKLNADVAETVKRIDSLRADIDEIIKELEQ